Sequence from the Halobacterium sp. CBA1132 genome:
CTTAATTCTCCACGTCGTCCGAGTCCAGGCCGCGAGCTTCCAGAATCAGCTCACCAACCCGCTCGGGATTCTCGATAGCCAGCCGGTACAGCGCATCGTGGATTTCACGCTTCTCGACGTTCTGGACGTCCTGACCGACGAGATACGGCTGTATCTCGGTCGTATCCGTCCGCTGGAACTCCTCGAGAATATCCTCGCGCGGGTACGTCGAATACGGCTGGACGTCCTCCGTCCCGAACTGTGGCTCCTCCCACGGATTCGACTCTTCCTCCTCTTCGTCTTCGGTCGCAGCGTCCTTCGACTGCGTCTGGGTCACGTCTTCGGCTGACTCCTGCTCGGCCGTCTCTTCGTCGTCTGCGTCCTCCGCGCTCTCGCCAAGGTCGAACCCACTCATGCCTGAATCCCTCCGTTTTCGACGATATCAGCAAGCGTCTCGAAATGCGCTAACTGGGGGTTCTCCGGGTTGTACGCTGTGAGCGGCTGGCGTTGTTCGTAGGCGTCTCCGAACTCGCTGGAGTGCCGAATCCCCGGCTTGAGATGGAGGTCGCCGCTGTCGATCTGGTCCCACTGCTTGGGCGTGATGCGCGCGAACGACGGGATATGTTCATCGAGGACGTCCGCGACGTCGACGCCGTCGTGGAGCTCGGGCTGGCTGCCCGTCCAGTCGGCGCGACGGCCGGCTTCGAGGTAGGCGGCGAACGTCGGGTCGGTGTTCATCGACTCAAGCAGCGTCCGGTCTTTCGTCTGCTGGTCAATCCGGCGTTCGAGGTTGTTCGGGATGGCGGCCAGAATCTCGAAATCGAAGGCTTGGCGAATGTCCATCACGAGCTTCTTCGACGTCTCACGGAGGCCGTTCAACGCCTCTGGAGCCGGCATAAGCGGGAGAATCGCGTTCGGTGCGCCGACGACGGCGTTGTTCACGAGCTTGTTCCGCGAGCCGGGGACGTCGAAGAGAATGTAGTCGTAGTCGTCGCCCAGCAGCACGTCGACGAGTTCGTTTTTGAGTTTCATGTCGCTCGCGAAGACGTCGTCGCGGGCGAGGTCGTCGTTGACGCGTTC
This genomic interval carries:
- a CDS encoding ParA family protein, whose product is MSGPTPRAVSFAMLKGGFGKSICANTLGGVLGNRGHDVLVADLDPAGHLSTGLGYYTREDKSKTDLGDVLLHDADPEDVIKHPGYGFDFIPALNLERVNDDLARDDVFASDMKLKNELVDVLLGDDYDYILFDVPGSRNKLVNNAVVGAPNAILPLMPAPEALNGLRETSKKLVMDIRQAFDFEILAAIPNNLERRIDQQTKDRTLLESMNTDPTFAAYLEAGRRADWTGSQPELHDGVDVADVLDEHIPSFARITPKQWDQIDSGDLHLKPGIRHSSEFGDAYEQRQPLTAYNPENPQLAHFETLADIVENGGIQA